The Actinocatenispora sera genome has a window encoding:
- a CDS encoding serine hydrolase yields MIADEIRSVFTAAGATGFVHAREIGVPDGPSVAVAADEPVVLASVFKIVVAVAYAREVAAGRLDPRERATVTVGYRIGGIGTAGCGDDVQMSWRDLARNMLTMSDNAATDVVFHRVGQAAVDAVLADLGLTHTRLCGCCTDLFASVADDLGTDPNGDPDVALAAASAEQLRGLTVLDPTRTTASTPAEITALLDAIWTDRAASPEACAQVRAIMAEQIWPHRLSSGFPDGVGIAAKTGTLPAIRNEAGVVSYPDGRAYAVAVFTRASSLAQRQPAIDAAIGTAGRLAVEHLRQEQPVPVPDLAGGSR; encoded by the coding sequence GTGATCGCGGACGAGATCCGCTCGGTGTTCACCGCTGCCGGCGCGACCGGGTTCGTGCACGCCCGCGAGATCGGGGTGCCGGACGGGCCGAGCGTCGCGGTGGCTGCCGACGAACCGGTGGTGCTCGCCTCGGTGTTCAAGATCGTCGTGGCGGTGGCGTACGCGCGGGAGGTCGCCGCCGGCCGCCTCGATCCGCGTGAGCGGGCGACGGTGACGGTGGGCTACCGGATCGGTGGCATCGGTACCGCCGGGTGCGGCGACGACGTGCAGATGAGCTGGCGCGATCTGGCCCGCAACATGCTGACGATGAGCGACAACGCCGCCACCGACGTGGTGTTCCACCGGGTCGGGCAGGCGGCGGTCGATGCCGTGCTGGCCGACCTCGGCCTGACGCACACGCGGCTGTGCGGCTGCTGTACCGACCTGTTCGCCTCGGTGGCCGACGACCTCGGCACCGACCCGAACGGTGATCCGGACGTGGCGCTGGCGGCGGCGAGCGCCGAGCAGCTGCGGGGGCTCACGGTGCTGGACCCGACCCGTACCACGGCGTCGACGCCGGCCGAGATCACCGCGCTGCTGGACGCGATCTGGACCGACCGGGCCGCGTCGCCGGAAGCCTGCGCGCAGGTTCGGGCGATCATGGCCGAGCAGATCTGGCCGCACCGGCTCAGCAGCGGCTTCCCCGACGGCGTCGGCATCGCGGCCAAGACCGGCACGCTGCCGGCGATCCGCAACGAGGCCGGCGTGGTCAGCTACCCCGACGGGCGCGCGTACGCGGTCGCCGTGTTCACCCGGGCGAGCAGCCTGGCGCAGCGGCAACCGGCGATCGACGCCGCGATCGGTACCGCCGGGCGGCTCGCGGTCGAGCACCTGCGGCAGGAACAACCCGTACCCGTTCCGGACCTGGCTGGAGGTAGCCGATGA